A region from the Anoplolepis gracilipes chromosome 2, ASM4749672v1, whole genome shotgun sequence genome encodes:
- the LOC140676124 gene encoding uncharacterized protein isoform X1 — protein sequence MDAVEINTSDPPQSEDAIASAVKICRVCLLDNLMMRDLFHGSEVASLSMKAMSFTNVKNLLRFYFKINDYERGCGMTCKFMLNEMLPGDGLPSQVCCVCAEKLESAYEFKLQVEQADSVLRDKFVGGIIKEELFLNEVEIHLDDETNNDIEEMNVNTDYESTVTVLPEESDADKNFLKEQLMMLEDEKLTNTEEIQQDPEQDNSQEITQEVSHSISEESQQELIDTEDNMSCTVKESRNQKLCINENITPSYIEAIPTEEHDYIMQQQCVLPTEQFSLQERIQQDTQVEQNIVECQETLAELDQENQAEQIQETKVEQFQENQAEQSQENLVEQIQENQAEQIQENQSEQNQSDNKKSFNEEMSTTDNEPVAERQDSPQNETRRSKRRLARRTFAERDSDEENYFENLNLSSRLKKAQADKAEKIFFMCYLCDKQFLSKSVLKEHMHSHEEVRKALSLKKTPEKPQKVQTNISVMKTPPSGKKANKCPYCGKEYLYINSFTKHIKQHEREREETKEDPMPLEISFHEDEHSLDFDGNNSDRECRKRTRRGSSTVDGYDDATTSDNDQDKRRKRNRVEEFACDKCSEKFDTKRSLQKHSLTHVSFKCNVCHEEYDTLVQLRNHRTKHVVEGVLTEQDLEEDIKQMMTKSENYDDKDNKNNEEEEDNDGESAEHTKELKCQKCPMTFSRKKLLFRHMDTAHSGAISYDCKICRQQFPRKDLLRRHAEQHARIKTFKCTQCNKTFGNELTLRNHLVATNHKTFIHGQEYDPNKRIKRVAAKAAQKIIDKIKTEDGLEDYDDDNDNVDYDAKLDGHYYRRKRDVTPKNYKKELECATCNKRYSSKQALTKHMEQHVKDEKAAEKLKKTASEKKETLKTNNMTGDNDDDDDDSDFESGLDWPMESHECTTCKKRYSTKKSLLRHQLLHEEPNFECDICNVKFYRKDKLKAHYDKCSEKNPDQVRKCNICGDSFENNEILREHRAKHVTEGILTEEDLRDIEPKPEEKKPGQKIGRKRRTDIVGLECTECNKQYTSRKGLLRHIQVHEGKKYLCDICPKKFYRREHLKIHVAKHNMIKPYKCTRCTKRFIKEEQLNNHLSKHDRVFKKNKETDSSKRFLCEICSKSFTQSTTLVAHLRAHNGIKPYVCEVCSRPFTTNAYLKMHMRTHTQERPYICQYCSRAFARADTLANHLTSHTGEAKYHCKCCPKNFRRLKSLKEHMFIHTGQRPYECPTCDRKFNNNGSRYAHSKRCKQNLLQNQNRAQQMMQQQAQQQQQQQQQQQPPQVQIHQIQQQSQVRLHQSTLGQTQIVKAQNIKTIAITRQAEPNTVGTTQQVMQQEILMPLILPLTVTLADVAEEVILPEGTKIYTTS from the exons ATGGACGCCGTGGAAATAAATACGTCGGATCCGCCGCAAAGTGAGGACGCGATCGCGTCCGCGGTGAAGATATGCCGCGTGTGCCTGCTCGACAACCTGATGATGCGCGACCTCTTCCACGGGAGCGAGGTCGCGTCCCTGTCAATGAAAGCTATGAGCTTCACCAACGTTAAG AATTTGTTAAGATTCTATTTCAAGATTAACGACTATGAGCGAGGCTGTGGGATgacatgtaaatttatgttgAATGAA ATGTTACCAGGCGATGGTCTACCATCACAAGTATGCTGTGTCTGCGCAGAAAAACTGGAATCGGCGTACGAATTTAAGTTACAAGTGGAACAGGCTGACAGTGTCCTCAGAGACAAATTTGTCGGAGGAATAATAAAAGAGGAATTGTTTCTTAACGAAGTTGAGATACACTTGGACGATGAAACGAATAACGATATAGAAGAGATGAATGTCAATACTGACTATGAATCTACTGTCACAGTTTTACCAGAAGAATCAGACGCTGATAAAAACTTCTTGAAAGAGCAATTAATGATGTTAGAAGatgaaaaattgacaaatacaGAAGAAATCCAACAAG ATCCAGAACAAGATAATTCACAGGAGATTACACAAGAAGTTAGTCACAGCATCTCAGAAGAGTCACAGCAGGAATTAATTGATACAGAAGATAATATGTCATGTACTGTCAAAGAATCTAGGAATCAGAAACTTTGTATAAACGAAAATATCACTCCGAGTTACATAGAAGCAATTCCAACGGAGGAACATGATTACATTATGCAGCAACAGTGTGTATTACCTACCGAACAATTTTCTTTGCAAGAAAGGATACAGCAGGACACACAAGTTGAGCAAAATATAGTGGAATGTCAAGAAACATTAGCCGAATTAGACCAAGAGAATCAAGCTGAACAAATTCAAGAGACTAAAGTTGAACAATTTCAAGAGAATCAAGCTGAACAAAGTCAAGAAAATTTAGTTGAACAGATTCAAGAGAATCAAGCAGAGCAAATTCAAGAGAATCAATCTGAGCAAAATCAAAGTGACAACAAGAAATCTTTTAATGAAGAAATGTCTACGACTGATAACGAGCCGGTAGCGGAGAGACAAGATTCACCTCAAAACGAAACCAGAAGAAGTAAACGTAGATTAGCTCGTCGGACATTCGCTGAGAGAGACTCCGACGAAGAAAACTATTTCGAAAATCTGAATCTCAGTTCTCGACTGAAAAAAGCACAAGCGGATAAAGCagaaaagattttcttcatGTGTTATTTGTGTGATAAACAGTTTCTATCAAAGAGCGTTCTGAAGGAGCACATGCATTCTCATGAAGAAGTGAGGAAAGCACTCTCCTTAAAGAAAACGCCGGAGAAGCCGCAGAAGGTGCAGACCAACATCTCTGTCATGAAAACTCCACCATCTGGAAAAAAAGCCAACAAGTGCCCTTATTGCGGTAAAGAGTATCTGTACATAAACTCATTTACTAAACACATTAAACAGCACGAACGAGAACGAGAGGAGACGAAAGAAGACCCTATGCCGCTCGAAATTTCGTTTCACGAAGATGAGCATAGTCTAGATTTTGATGGTAACAATTCGGATAGAGAATGTCGAAAACGAACGAGGAGAGGAAGTAGTACAGTTGACGGATATGATGATGCCACGACAAGCGACAACGACCAGgataaaagaagaaagcggAACCGCGTCGAAGAATTCGCATGCGACAAATGTTCAGAGAAATTCGATACGAAGCGAAGCTTGCAAAAGCATTCGCTTACGCACGTTAGCTTCAAGTGCAACGTGTGTCATGAGGAGTATGACACTTTGGTCCAACTGAGGAATCACCGAACGAAACATGTAGTCGAAGGCGTACTCACAGAGCAGGATTTGGAAGAAGACATAAAGCAAATGATGACCAAGAGCGAGAACTATGATGACAAAGACAACAAAAACAACGAGGAAGAGGAGGATAATGACGGCGAATCCGCCGAACACACAAAGGAACTCAAATGTCAAAAGTGTCCAATGACGTTCTCGCGCAAAAAGTTGCTCTTCAGACACATGGACACGGCACATTCTGGGGCTATCAGCTACGACTGCAAGATATGTCGTCAACAGTTCCCGCGAAAGGATCTTCTACGCAGACACGCCGAACAGCACGCGCGAATAAAGACCTTCAAGTGCACTCAGTGCAACAAAACTTTCGGCAACGAACTCACTCTGAGAAATCACCTGGTTGCCACGAATCATAAAACGTTTATACACGGACAAGAATACGATCCGAACAAGCGTATAAAGCGCGTGGCCGCTAAAGCGGCACAGAAGATCATTGACAAGATCAAAACAGAGGACGGTCTAGAGGATTACGACGACGATAACGACAATGTCGATTACGACGCCAAATTGGACGGGCATTATTACCGCCGTAAGCGTGACGTTACACCAAAGAATTATAAGAAGGAATTAGAATGCGCGACGTGTAATAAGAGGTACAGTTCGAAGCAAGCGTTGACGAAGCACATGGAACAGCATGTGAAAGACGAGAAAGCGGCGGAGAAGTTGAAGAAAACAGCTTCGGAGAAGAAGGAGACGCTGAAAACAAACAATATGACAGGCgataacgacgacgacgatgacgactcGGATTTCGAGAGCGGTCTCGATTGGCCGATGGAAAGTCACGAATGCACCACGTGCAAGAAGCGCTACAGCACGAAGAAATCGCTGCTGCGGCACCAGCTGCTGCACGAGGAACCAAACTTTGAGTGCGACATTTGTAACGTCAAGTTTTATCGTAAGGACAAACTAAAGGCCCACTATGACAAGTGCTCGGAGAAAAATCCCGATCAGGTGAGGAAGTGCAATATATGCGGCGACAGTTTCGAGAATAATGAGATTCTGCGGGAACATCGGGCCAAGCACGTCACTGAGGGTATCTTAACGGAGGAAGATTTGAGGGATATCGAGCCGAAACCAGAGGAGAAGAAACCGGGCCAGAAAATCGGCCGGAAGAGAAGAACCGACATTGTGGGTCTCGAGTGTACCGAATGCAACAAACAATACACCTCCAGGAAAGGTCTTTTGCGACACATTCAGGTACACGAGGGCAAGAAATACTTGTGCGACATATGTCCGAAGAAGTTCTATCGGCGGGAACATCTCAAGATCCACGTGGCCAAACACAACATGATAAAGCCGTACAAGTGCACTCGTTGCACCAAGCGCTTCATCAAGGAGGAGCAGCTCAACAATCATCTGTCCAAACACGATCGTGTCTTCAAGAAGAACAAGGAAACCGACAGCTCGAAGAGATTCCTCTGTGAGATCTGTAGCAAGAGTTTCACGCAATCGACGACGCTGGTAGCTCATTTGCGCGCGCACAACGGCATCAAACCGTACGTGTGCGAGGTCTGCTCCAGGCCGTTCACCACCAACGCCTATCTGAAGATGCATATGCGTACGCACACGCAAGAACGGCCGTACATCTGTCAGTATTGCTCTCGAGCGTTCGCGCGGGCCGACACTCTCGCGAATCACCTGACGTCACATACCGGCGAGGCCAAGTATCACTGTAAATGCTGTCCGAAGAACTTCCGGCGATTGAAGTCACTGAAGGAACACATGTTTATTCATACGGGTCAGCGACCTTACGAATGTCCGACTTGTGATCGCAAGTTCAACAACAACGGCAGCCGTTACGCACACAGCAAGCGCTGCAAGCAGAACCTCCTGCAGAATCAGAATCGCGCCCAGCAGATGATGCAACAACAGGcgcagcaacagcaacaacagcagcagcagcagcaaccaCCACAAGTACAGATACATCAAATACAGCAGCAGTCGCAAGTCAGGCTGCATCAGTCTACGCTCGGGCAGACGCAGATTGTCAAAGCGCAGAACATTAAGACGATCGCGATAACGAGACAGGCGGAACCGAACACGGTAGGCACGACGCAGCAAGTAATGCAACAGGAGATCCTGATGCCCCTCATTTTGCCGCTTACCGTCACCCTCGCCGACGTAGCCGAGGAGGTGATACTACCCGAgggtacaaaaatatataccacTTCTTAA
- the LOC140676124 gene encoding uncharacterized protein isoform X2, giving the protein MDAVEINTSDPPQSEDAIASAVKICRVCLLDNLMMRDLFHGSEVASLSMKAMSFTNVKMLPGDGLPSQVCCVCAEKLESAYEFKLQVEQADSVLRDKFVGGIIKEELFLNEVEIHLDDETNNDIEEMNVNTDYESTVTVLPEESDADKNFLKEQLMMLEDEKLTNTEEIQQDPEQDNSQEITQEVSHSISEESQQELIDTEDNMSCTVKESRNQKLCINENITPSYIEAIPTEEHDYIMQQQCVLPTEQFSLQERIQQDTQVEQNIVECQETLAELDQENQAEQIQETKVEQFQENQAEQSQENLVEQIQENQAEQIQENQSEQNQSDNKKSFNEEMSTTDNEPVAERQDSPQNETRRSKRRLARRTFAERDSDEENYFENLNLSSRLKKAQADKAEKIFFMCYLCDKQFLSKSVLKEHMHSHEEVRKALSLKKTPEKPQKVQTNISVMKTPPSGKKANKCPYCGKEYLYINSFTKHIKQHEREREETKEDPMPLEISFHEDEHSLDFDGNNSDRECRKRTRRGSSTVDGYDDATTSDNDQDKRRKRNRVEEFACDKCSEKFDTKRSLQKHSLTHVSFKCNVCHEEYDTLVQLRNHRTKHVVEGVLTEQDLEEDIKQMMTKSENYDDKDNKNNEEEEDNDGESAEHTKELKCQKCPMTFSRKKLLFRHMDTAHSGAISYDCKICRQQFPRKDLLRRHAEQHARIKTFKCTQCNKTFGNELTLRNHLVATNHKTFIHGQEYDPNKRIKRVAAKAAQKIIDKIKTEDGLEDYDDDNDNVDYDAKLDGHYYRRKRDVTPKNYKKELECATCNKRYSSKQALTKHMEQHVKDEKAAEKLKKTASEKKETLKTNNMTGDNDDDDDDSDFESGLDWPMESHECTTCKKRYSTKKSLLRHQLLHEEPNFECDICNVKFYRKDKLKAHYDKCSEKNPDQVRKCNICGDSFENNEILREHRAKHVTEGILTEEDLRDIEPKPEEKKPGQKIGRKRRTDIVGLECTECNKQYTSRKGLLRHIQVHEGKKYLCDICPKKFYRREHLKIHVAKHNMIKPYKCTRCTKRFIKEEQLNNHLSKHDRVFKKNKETDSSKRFLCEICSKSFTQSTTLVAHLRAHNGIKPYVCEVCSRPFTTNAYLKMHMRTHTQERPYICQYCSRAFARADTLANHLTSHTGEAKYHCKCCPKNFRRLKSLKEHMFIHTGQRPYECPTCDRKFNNNGSRYAHSKRCKQNLLQNQNRAQQMMQQQAQQQQQQQQQQQPPQVQIHQIQQQSQVRLHQSTLGQTQIVKAQNIKTIAITRQAEPNTVGTTQQVMQQEILMPLILPLTVTLADVAEEVILPEGTKIYTTS; this is encoded by the exons ATGGACGCCGTGGAAATAAATACGTCGGATCCGCCGCAAAGTGAGGACGCGATCGCGTCCGCGGTGAAGATATGCCGCGTGTGCCTGCTCGACAACCTGATGATGCGCGACCTCTTCCACGGGAGCGAGGTCGCGTCCCTGTCAATGAAAGCTATGAGCTTCACCAACGTTAAG ATGTTACCAGGCGATGGTCTACCATCACAAGTATGCTGTGTCTGCGCAGAAAAACTGGAATCGGCGTACGAATTTAAGTTACAAGTGGAACAGGCTGACAGTGTCCTCAGAGACAAATTTGTCGGAGGAATAATAAAAGAGGAATTGTTTCTTAACGAAGTTGAGATACACTTGGACGATGAAACGAATAACGATATAGAAGAGATGAATGTCAATACTGACTATGAATCTACTGTCACAGTTTTACCAGAAGAATCAGACGCTGATAAAAACTTCTTGAAAGAGCAATTAATGATGTTAGAAGatgaaaaattgacaaatacaGAAGAAATCCAACAAG ATCCAGAACAAGATAATTCACAGGAGATTACACAAGAAGTTAGTCACAGCATCTCAGAAGAGTCACAGCAGGAATTAATTGATACAGAAGATAATATGTCATGTACTGTCAAAGAATCTAGGAATCAGAAACTTTGTATAAACGAAAATATCACTCCGAGTTACATAGAAGCAATTCCAACGGAGGAACATGATTACATTATGCAGCAACAGTGTGTATTACCTACCGAACAATTTTCTTTGCAAGAAAGGATACAGCAGGACACACAAGTTGAGCAAAATATAGTGGAATGTCAAGAAACATTAGCCGAATTAGACCAAGAGAATCAAGCTGAACAAATTCAAGAGACTAAAGTTGAACAATTTCAAGAGAATCAAGCTGAACAAAGTCAAGAAAATTTAGTTGAACAGATTCAAGAGAATCAAGCAGAGCAAATTCAAGAGAATCAATCTGAGCAAAATCAAAGTGACAACAAGAAATCTTTTAATGAAGAAATGTCTACGACTGATAACGAGCCGGTAGCGGAGAGACAAGATTCACCTCAAAACGAAACCAGAAGAAGTAAACGTAGATTAGCTCGTCGGACATTCGCTGAGAGAGACTCCGACGAAGAAAACTATTTCGAAAATCTGAATCTCAGTTCTCGACTGAAAAAAGCACAAGCGGATAAAGCagaaaagattttcttcatGTGTTATTTGTGTGATAAACAGTTTCTATCAAAGAGCGTTCTGAAGGAGCACATGCATTCTCATGAAGAAGTGAGGAAAGCACTCTCCTTAAAGAAAACGCCGGAGAAGCCGCAGAAGGTGCAGACCAACATCTCTGTCATGAAAACTCCACCATCTGGAAAAAAAGCCAACAAGTGCCCTTATTGCGGTAAAGAGTATCTGTACATAAACTCATTTACTAAACACATTAAACAGCACGAACGAGAACGAGAGGAGACGAAAGAAGACCCTATGCCGCTCGAAATTTCGTTTCACGAAGATGAGCATAGTCTAGATTTTGATGGTAACAATTCGGATAGAGAATGTCGAAAACGAACGAGGAGAGGAAGTAGTACAGTTGACGGATATGATGATGCCACGACAAGCGACAACGACCAGgataaaagaagaaagcggAACCGCGTCGAAGAATTCGCATGCGACAAATGTTCAGAGAAATTCGATACGAAGCGAAGCTTGCAAAAGCATTCGCTTACGCACGTTAGCTTCAAGTGCAACGTGTGTCATGAGGAGTATGACACTTTGGTCCAACTGAGGAATCACCGAACGAAACATGTAGTCGAAGGCGTACTCACAGAGCAGGATTTGGAAGAAGACATAAAGCAAATGATGACCAAGAGCGAGAACTATGATGACAAAGACAACAAAAACAACGAGGAAGAGGAGGATAATGACGGCGAATCCGCCGAACACACAAAGGAACTCAAATGTCAAAAGTGTCCAATGACGTTCTCGCGCAAAAAGTTGCTCTTCAGACACATGGACACGGCACATTCTGGGGCTATCAGCTACGACTGCAAGATATGTCGTCAACAGTTCCCGCGAAAGGATCTTCTACGCAGACACGCCGAACAGCACGCGCGAATAAAGACCTTCAAGTGCACTCAGTGCAACAAAACTTTCGGCAACGAACTCACTCTGAGAAATCACCTGGTTGCCACGAATCATAAAACGTTTATACACGGACAAGAATACGATCCGAACAAGCGTATAAAGCGCGTGGCCGCTAAAGCGGCACAGAAGATCATTGACAAGATCAAAACAGAGGACGGTCTAGAGGATTACGACGACGATAACGACAATGTCGATTACGACGCCAAATTGGACGGGCATTATTACCGCCGTAAGCGTGACGTTACACCAAAGAATTATAAGAAGGAATTAGAATGCGCGACGTGTAATAAGAGGTACAGTTCGAAGCAAGCGTTGACGAAGCACATGGAACAGCATGTGAAAGACGAGAAAGCGGCGGAGAAGTTGAAGAAAACAGCTTCGGAGAAGAAGGAGACGCTGAAAACAAACAATATGACAGGCgataacgacgacgacgatgacgactcGGATTTCGAGAGCGGTCTCGATTGGCCGATGGAAAGTCACGAATGCACCACGTGCAAGAAGCGCTACAGCACGAAGAAATCGCTGCTGCGGCACCAGCTGCTGCACGAGGAACCAAACTTTGAGTGCGACATTTGTAACGTCAAGTTTTATCGTAAGGACAAACTAAAGGCCCACTATGACAAGTGCTCGGAGAAAAATCCCGATCAGGTGAGGAAGTGCAATATATGCGGCGACAGTTTCGAGAATAATGAGATTCTGCGGGAACATCGGGCCAAGCACGTCACTGAGGGTATCTTAACGGAGGAAGATTTGAGGGATATCGAGCCGAAACCAGAGGAGAAGAAACCGGGCCAGAAAATCGGCCGGAAGAGAAGAACCGACATTGTGGGTCTCGAGTGTACCGAATGCAACAAACAATACACCTCCAGGAAAGGTCTTTTGCGACACATTCAGGTACACGAGGGCAAGAAATACTTGTGCGACATATGTCCGAAGAAGTTCTATCGGCGGGAACATCTCAAGATCCACGTGGCCAAACACAACATGATAAAGCCGTACAAGTGCACTCGTTGCACCAAGCGCTTCATCAAGGAGGAGCAGCTCAACAATCATCTGTCCAAACACGATCGTGTCTTCAAGAAGAACAAGGAAACCGACAGCTCGAAGAGATTCCTCTGTGAGATCTGTAGCAAGAGTTTCACGCAATCGACGACGCTGGTAGCTCATTTGCGCGCGCACAACGGCATCAAACCGTACGTGTGCGAGGTCTGCTCCAGGCCGTTCACCACCAACGCCTATCTGAAGATGCATATGCGTACGCACACGCAAGAACGGCCGTACATCTGTCAGTATTGCTCTCGAGCGTTCGCGCGGGCCGACACTCTCGCGAATCACCTGACGTCACATACCGGCGAGGCCAAGTATCACTGTAAATGCTGTCCGAAGAACTTCCGGCGATTGAAGTCACTGAAGGAACACATGTTTATTCATACGGGTCAGCGACCTTACGAATGTCCGACTTGTGATCGCAAGTTCAACAACAACGGCAGCCGTTACGCACACAGCAAGCGCTGCAAGCAGAACCTCCTGCAGAATCAGAATCGCGCCCAGCAGATGATGCAACAACAGGcgcagcaacagcaacaacagcagcagcagcagcaaccaCCACAAGTACAGATACATCAAATACAGCAGCAGTCGCAAGTCAGGCTGCATCAGTCTACGCTCGGGCAGACGCAGATTGTCAAAGCGCAGAACATTAAGACGATCGCGATAACGAGACAGGCGGAACCGAACACGGTAGGCACGACGCAGCAAGTAATGCAACAGGAGATCCTGATGCCCCTCATTTTGCCGCTTACCGTCACCCTCGCCGACGTAGCCGAGGAGGTGATACTACCCGAgggtacaaaaatatataccacTTCTTAA